In Paenibacillus sp. J23TS9, a single genomic region encodes these proteins:
- a CDS encoding polysaccharide deacetylase family protein produces MQTLLLWLFYISSFYAFIPGLITRIFGFRVFRKGSGEHEYALTFDDGPDAVYTPKLLDLLKRYDAKATFFVVGTHAENNPELVKRMHDEGHLIGIHNYIHKSNWLMRPATVTKQIMKTDKIIHSITGERTSYYRPPWGIVNLFDLKKRGGKFKIVLWSAMFGDWRERIGADRLTERILSKLQPGEVLLLHDCGTTAGANPDAPQQMLIALERVLQEAEQRGLKSIRVDEMIKAKENAPEKKLSRGKLAVVKLWLIWETIFHKVFRLKTVNPQNPFLHYRLRKYSGQTVELDDGELLQKGDKVVELHFDNEKLFRFGIRSRSTVHLAIQMIRSMEKELPVLAHQVMGIAGAKNAKALYGVTMVNRGPQQFGFQVLDLKDGLFARSSQLYLKFLLSVIHPSGQSRLKEHTQRLIPKMILMPISVLMERYAENGSHRPHHEMKRERGNQPEQTADNNDLSLSASAQGLESSTPAI; encoded by the coding sequence ATGCAGACTTTGCTGCTTTGGTTGTTTTATATTTCATCTTTTTATGCGTTTATTCCCGGACTCATCACCCGTATTTTCGGGTTCCGTGTTTTCCGGAAAGGCAGCGGTGAGCATGAATATGCCCTGACCTTTGATGACGGGCCTGACGCGGTGTATACGCCCAAGCTGCTGGACTTATTGAAGCGGTATGATGCAAAGGCGACCTTTTTCGTCGTTGGAACGCATGCCGAGAACAATCCGGAGCTCGTAAAACGAATGCATGACGAAGGTCATCTTATCGGCATTCATAATTACATTCACAAGTCGAACTGGCTGATGCGGCCGGCGACCGTAACCAAGCAAATTATGAAGACGGATAAGATTATTCACTCCATCACCGGAGAGCGTACATCGTATTACCGTCCGCCATGGGGAATCGTCAATCTCTTCGATTTGAAGAAGCGCGGCGGCAAGTTTAAAATTGTGCTCTGGTCCGCCATGTTTGGGGATTGGAGAGAAAGAATCGGTGCTGACCGGTTAACGGAGCGGATTCTGAGTAAGCTTCAGCCGGGAGAGGTACTTCTTCTTCATGATTGCGGCACGACGGCAGGTGCGAATCCCGATGCTCCGCAGCAGATGTTGATTGCTCTGGAACGTGTGCTGCAAGAAGCAGAACAACGCGGACTGAAGAGTATCCGGGTTGACGAAATGATTAAGGCCAAGGAAAATGCTCCTGAAAAGAAGCTTTCCCGCGGCAAACTTGCTGTCGTCAAGCTATGGCTGATTTGGGAAACGATTTTTCACAAAGTGTTCCGGCTTAAAACGGTCAATCCTCAGAATCCCTTTCTCCATTACCGGCTGCGAAAATACAGTGGTCAGACCGTTGAGCTGGATGATGGGGAGCTGCTTCAAAAGGGCGATAAAGTCGTAGAACTGCATTTTGATAATGAGAAGCTTTTCCGCTTTGGAATCAGGTCGCGCTCGACGGTGCATTTGGCTATACAAATGATTCGCTCGATGGAGAAGGAGCTGCCGGTATTGGCCCATCAAGTGATGGGGATTGCAGGTGCGAAAAATGCCAAAGCTCTTTATGGTGTCACCATGGTAAATCGCGGACCACAGCAGTTCGGATTTCAGGTTCTTGATTTGAAGGACGGGCTTTTTGCAAGATCATCACAGCTCTATTTGAAATTTTTATTAAGCGTCATTCATCCGTCTGGACAATCTCGTCTTAAGGAACATACACAACGGTTGATTCCTAAAATGATCTTAATGCCTATTAGTGTCTTAATGGAACGGTATGCTGAAAATGGATCCCACCGCCCTCATCATGAAATGAAACGCGAAAGAGGGAATCAACCGGAACAAACTGCTGATAATAATGACCTCAGCTTGAGCGCCTCGGCACAAGGACTGGAAAGTTCCACACCCGCCATCTAA
- a CDS encoding VOC family protein, whose amino-acid sequence MFKKLECVCIHTKDIDKSLAFYTIMGLKENWRIERVLDSGFIWTLVGLVFPELNSSELVLSNHPQNQSTEIEILVDDVQETYNELSKHEEIEWIGLPFETESGHVAIMQAPDGNVFVLVGK is encoded by the coding sequence ATGTTTAAGAAGCTGGAATGCGTATGTATTCATACAAAGGATATCGATAAATCTTTGGCATTCTATACCATCATGGGGCTGAAAGAGAATTGGAGAATTGAACGAGTTCTGGATAGTGGGTTTATATGGACGCTGGTCGGATTGGTATTCCCAGAGCTTAACAGTTCTGAACTCGTTCTCAGCAATCACCCTCAGAATCAGTCTACCGAAATTGAAATCCTTGTTGATGATGTGCAGGAAACATACAACGAATTGAGCAAGCATGAAGAGATCGAGTGGATTGGCTTGCCTTTTGAGACGGAATCAGGGCATGTCGCTATTATGCAAGCTCCCGATGGAAATGTGTTTGTTTTAGTTGGAAAATAA
- the ilvD gene encoding dihydroxy-acid dehydratase encodes MAANKMRSDMIKKGFDRAPHRSLLRAAGVKEEDFGKPFIAVCNSYIDIVPGHVHLQEFGKIVKEAIREAGGVPFEFNTIGVDDGIAMGHIGMRYSLPSREIIADSLETVVSAHWFDGMVCIPNCDKITPGMLMGALRVNIPTIFVSGGPMKAGVDSKGRKLSLTSVFEGVGAHQVGKITDDELMELEQYGCPTCGSCSGMFTANSMNCLAEALGLAMPGNGTILAVAEERKEFVKQSARQLMELVKMDLKPRDIVTRESIDNAFALDMAMGGSTNTVLHTLALAQEAGIDYPLERINEVANRVPHISKLAPASDYFIEDVHIAGGVSAVLHELLKKPDALFGDCMTVTGKTIAENVAGCEIQDKNVIHPIDQPYSERGGLAVLYGNLAPEGSIIKVGAVDASVGGYHKGPAICFDSQEQALEGIANGKVKEGMVVVIRYEGPKGGPGMPEMLAPTSQIVGMGLGAKVGLITDGRFSGASRGISIGHISPEAAEGGPIAFVHDGDIIELDLNNRKIELLVSEEEMASRRTNEWKDFEPKVKTGYLARYSKLVTNASQGGVLKI; translated from the coding sequence ATGGCAGCTAATAAAATGCGTTCAGACATGATCAAAAAAGGCTTCGACCGCGCTCCGCACCGCAGTCTGCTGCGTGCAGCCGGCGTAAAAGAAGAGGATTTCGGCAAACCGTTTATCGCGGTGTGTAACTCCTATATCGACATCGTTCCTGGGCATGTGCATCTGCAGGAATTCGGCAAGATCGTGAAGGAAGCGATCCGCGAAGCTGGCGGTGTTCCTTTCGAATTCAACACCATCGGCGTTGATGATGGCATTGCAATGGGCCATATCGGTATGCGCTACTCCCTTCCAAGCCGCGAGATTATTGCGGATTCCCTGGAAACCGTCGTTTCCGCTCACTGGTTTGACGGCATGGTCTGCATTCCAAACTGCGACAAAATTACACCAGGCATGCTGATGGGCGCGCTGCGCGTTAACATTCCGACTATTTTTGTCAGCGGTGGACCGATGAAAGCTGGCGTAGACAGCAAAGGTCGCAAACTTTCCCTGACATCAGTATTTGAAGGCGTCGGCGCTCACCAGGTTGGCAAAATCACGGACGATGAGCTGATGGAACTCGAACAATACGGTTGTCCGACCTGCGGTTCCTGCTCCGGCATGTTTACGGCCAATTCCATGAACTGTCTGGCAGAAGCTCTTGGCCTCGCGATGCCGGGTAACGGAACCATCCTCGCCGTCGCTGAAGAGCGTAAAGAATTCGTTAAGCAATCGGCGCGCCAGCTGATGGAACTCGTGAAAATGGATCTCAAACCACGTGACATTGTCACCCGCGAATCGATCGACAATGCTTTCGCACTGGATATGGCCATGGGCGGATCCACCAACACCGTACTGCATACCCTGGCACTTGCACAGGAAGCAGGCATCGACTATCCGCTGGAGCGGATTAACGAAGTCGCAAACCGCGTACCTCATATTTCGAAGCTGGCACCTGCTTCCGATTACTTCATCGAAGACGTTCATATTGCGGGCGGCGTAAGCGCCGTGCTGCACGAGCTTCTCAAAAAACCGGATGCATTGTTTGGCGATTGCATGACCGTAACCGGCAAAACGATCGCTGAGAACGTGGCCGGCTGCGAAATTCAAGATAAGAATGTCATTCATCCAATCGATCAGCCTTACTCCGAGCGCGGTGGTCTGGCCGTATTGTACGGCAACCTGGCTCCGGAAGGTTCGATCATTAAAGTCGGTGCTGTTGATGCCTCGGTTGGTGGCTACCATAAAGGTCCAGCCATCTGCTTCGACTCCCAGGAGCAAGCTCTCGAAGGCATCGCGAACGGCAAAGTCAAGGAAGGCATGGTCGTTGTTATCCGTTATGAAGGTCCTAAGGGCGGACCGGGCATGCCGGAAATGCTGGCTCCAACTTCCCAGATCGTGGGCATGGGACTCGGCGCCAAAGTCGGTTTGATTACCGACGGACGTTTCTCCGGCGCATCCCGCGGCATCAGCATCGGCCATATTTCTCCGGAAGCTGCCGAAGGCGGACCGATCGCTTTCGTTCATGACGGAGACATCATCGAGCTTGACCTGAACAACCGGAAGATCGAACTGCTGGTGAGCGAAGAAGAAATGGCTTCCCGCCGTACCAACGAGTGGAAGGACTTTGAGCCGAAAGTAAAAACAGGCTATCTCGCCCGTTATTCCAAGCTTGTCACCAACGCAAGCCAAGGCGGCGTCTTAAAGATCTAA
- a CDS encoding acyltransferase family protein: MEKTLAKQGETYFLNLRFVLILTVFIGNAIEPLIRQMDGIHALYLWIFTFHMPLFVFVTGYFAKGGLRGARGRNTLLQIGLQYIIFQSLYSFLDLTVFQLQNIHHSFFAPYLLLWFLASHVGWRLLTLGMHKLSPAAQITLSLILGVLVGYIQLDGAWLSFSRTFVYLPFFVIGYHFSFPTLVQFFTKQKKRIAAAASALLFIIIALWGLHMPEGWLFGSMTYLQLGHQEWYAGLYRIALYGLQLISGAAFLAWVPFRESQLTDLGRRTLYVFLLHGFIIRLAAKSGLYSYIHHPAAALLLIAGAILLTIALAQPVVRKLAHPVIEPPVTWIIRLERFALGRPL, encoded by the coding sequence ATGGAGAAGACATTAGCCAAACAGGGAGAAACCTACTTTTTGAATCTACGGTTCGTATTGATCCTGACCGTTTTTATAGGAAACGCCATCGAGCCGCTCATTCGTCAAATGGACGGTATACATGCGCTATATTTGTGGATATTCACTTTTCATATGCCGCTGTTTGTATTCGTGACCGGGTACTTTGCCAAAGGCGGACTCAGGGGCGCCAGGGGACGCAATACACTGCTGCAAATCGGCCTGCAGTATATCATTTTTCAAAGCCTGTACTCGTTTCTGGATCTTACGGTCTTTCAATTACAGAACATTCATCATTCGTTTTTTGCCCCTTACCTGCTGCTCTGGTTTCTCGCGAGTCATGTAGGATGGCGCCTGCTGACCTTAGGGATGCATAAATTAAGCCCGGCAGCACAGATTACTCTCTCGCTGATTTTGGGCGTACTGGTCGGCTATATCCAGTTGGACGGAGCTTGGCTGAGCTTTAGCCGGACATTTGTATACCTTCCCTTCTTTGTCATTGGCTATCATTTTTCGTTTCCGACCCTTGTGCAATTTTTCACCAAGCAAAAAAAGAGAATCGCTGCTGCTGCATCGGCCCTTCTCTTCATCATTATCGCCCTGTGGGGACTGCATATGCCGGAAGGCTGGCTCTTTGGCAGCATGACCTACCTTCAGCTCGGACATCAGGAATGGTACGCCGGATTGTACCGGATCGCCCTTTACGGCCTCCAATTGATATCGGGTGCTGCATTTCTGGCTTGGGTACCTTTCCGGGAGAGCCAATTGACCGATCTGGGACGCCGTACATTGTATGTATTCCTCCTCCACGGCTTTATCATCCGCTTGGCCGCCAAGTCGGGGTTGTATAGCTACATCCACCATCCAGCGGCAGCACTTCTGCTCATCGCCGGGGCCATTTTGCTGACCATCGCTCTCGCCCAGCCTGTCGTGCGAAAACTAGCACATCCAGTGATTGAGCCGCCGGTGACGTGGATTATTCGACTGGAGCGTTTCGCTTTGGGCAGACCGCTGTAA
- a CDS encoding sugar kinase, whose protein sequence is MQQDTALLAPELVTFGESMGLFTAQDSRGLEYASTLNKSFGGAESNVAIGVARLGHRAGWFGALGSDPIGTMIYKAIRGEGVDVSRAVLSSEAPTGLMIRENTAGKSSVYYYRKASAASQMKAENLDASYIQGSKILHVTGITAAISPSALACVERAMDIARSAGVKVSFDPNLRLKLWTLEEARSVLLRLAEKADYFLPGLDELKLLYDVEEDEAVFAELSRLNAVSIIKGGPELTYVLEHGTLTEVPYFKADQVLDTVGAGDGFCAGFIAGLLKGQTTVEAVRLGNLMGSMVIQAVGDWEALPTWEQVEAKLERKTHIER, encoded by the coding sequence ATGCAGCAGGACACAGCACTTTTGGCACCTGAACTGGTTACTTTCGGCGAAAGCATGGGATTGTTTACGGCACAAGACTCCCGGGGATTGGAGTATGCTTCTACTCTGAACAAGTCATTTGGCGGGGCAGAAAGCAATGTGGCTATTGGAGTTGCCCGGTTAGGACATCGCGCAGGCTGGTTCGGTGCGCTTGGCAGCGATCCGATCGGGACGATGATATATAAAGCGATACGTGGCGAAGGCGTTGATGTGTCGCGTGCTGTTCTGAGCAGCGAGGCTCCGACAGGCCTGATGATCCGTGAAAACACAGCAGGAAAGTCTTCGGTATATTATTACCGTAAAGCTTCGGCTGCAAGTCAAATGAAGGCAGAGAATCTGGACGCTTCATATATTCAGGGCTCGAAAATACTTCACGTGACGGGAATTACAGCAGCCATTAGTCCTTCGGCTTTAGCTTGTGTGGAAAGAGCCATGGATATTGCGCGAAGCGCCGGAGTCAAAGTCAGCTTTGATCCCAACTTGCGGCTCAAGCTGTGGACGCTGGAAGAAGCGCGCAGCGTTCTCTTGCGATTAGCTGAGAAAGCAGATTACTTCCTGCCGGGGCTGGATGAATTGAAGCTTCTTTACGATGTGGAAGAGGATGAGGCTGTTTTTGCCGAGCTGTCCCGTCTGAATGCAGTTTCCATTATTAAGGGCGGACCGGAGTTGACCTATGTATTGGAGCATGGTACCCTGACGGAAGTTCCTTATTTTAAAGCGGATCAGGTGTTGGACACTGTCGGGGCGGGCGATGGCTTCTGTGCGGGCTTCATTGCCGGACTGCTTAAGGGACAAACAACGGTGGAAGCCGTGCGCCTTGGCAACCTGATGGGCTCCATGGTCATTCAAGCCGTGGGAGATTGGGAAGCGCTACCAACCTGGGAGCAGGTGGAAGCAAAGCTTGAGCGTAAGACGCATATTGAAAGATAA
- a CDS encoding bifunctional 2-keto-4-hydroxyglutarate aldolase/2-keto-3-deoxy-6-phosphogluconate aldolase, whose translation MKKLQVLQKIIDNGVVAVLRGDSADQVFAMAEAAIAGGIKVIEVTLTVPGALQAIEKLSRLYSWKTSDPEKFAVIGAGTVLEPQTARAAMMAGAEFVVGPSLNPETVKICNLYRIPIMPGVMTIAEVQHALELGVDIVKLFPGNLYEPGIIKTMKGPMPQANFMPTGGVSLSNLKDWIHGGAVAVGIGSDLTNDAIKTGNMELVRDKAQQYMQAYRDAKQ comes from the coding sequence GTGAAAAAACTCCAGGTATTACAGAAGATTATCGATAACGGCGTTGTGGCTGTGCTGCGGGGCGATTCTGCGGATCAGGTTTTCGCCATGGCGGAAGCGGCCATTGCCGGTGGAATTAAAGTTATTGAAGTGACATTGACAGTACCAGGCGCACTCCAGGCGATTGAGAAGCTGAGCCGCTTGTACAGCTGGAAAACCAGTGATCCCGAAAAATTTGCTGTGATTGGAGCAGGCACCGTGCTGGAGCCTCAGACTGCACGTGCTGCAATGATGGCGGGTGCCGAGTTTGTGGTAGGGCCTTCGCTCAATCCAGAAACGGTTAAAATATGCAATCTGTACCGCATACCAATTATGCCTGGCGTCATGACCATAGCCGAAGTCCAGCATGCGCTGGAGCTTGGGGTCGATATTGTTAAGCTGTTCCCGGGTAATTTGTATGAACCGGGAATTATCAAGACAATGAAGGGTCCTATGCCGCAGGCTAACTTTATGCCGACAGGCGGAGTTTCGCTTTCCAATCTGAAAGATTGGATCCATGGCGGGGCTGTAGCCGTTGGGATCGGATCGGATTTAACAAACGACGCGATAAAGACTGGAAATATGGAACTGGTGCGTGATAAAGCTCAGCAATATATGCAAGCTTACCGTGACGCCAAACAGTAG
- a CDS encoding NAD-dependent protein deacylase: protein MQKIETLASWIEQSDNIVFFGGAGSSTESGIPDFRSAAGLYQTEQHSPYPPELMLSRSFFVKMPEIFFDFYRSKMLHPDAQPNGCHRLLAKLEEQGKLKAVVTQNIDGLHQKAGSKEVLELHGSVHRNYCMGCRRFFGLEQVMASKHLVPRCPFCQGIVKPDVVLYEEALDQQVLISSMDAITNADLLIVGGTSLTVHPAAELVSYYEGPRSVLLNMDPTPYDQRANLLINDKIGEVMDQVSRILGI from the coding sequence GTGCAGAAGATTGAAACATTAGCCTCTTGGATTGAACAGAGTGATAATATCGTCTTTTTTGGCGGAGCGGGTTCCTCTACAGAGAGTGGCATTCCCGATTTCCGCTCCGCCGCAGGCTTGTACCAAACCGAGCAGCATTCTCCTTATCCACCCGAGCTTATGCTCAGCCGCTCTTTTTTCGTCAAAATGCCCGAAATCTTTTTTGATTTTTACCGCAGCAAAATGCTTCATCCGGACGCCCAGCCGAACGGCTGCCACCGGCTTTTGGCTAAGCTGGAGGAACAGGGGAAGCTGAAGGCCGTGGTGACGCAAAATATCGATGGACTGCATCAAAAGGCAGGCAGTAAAGAGGTTCTTGAGCTGCATGGCTCGGTGCACCGTAATTATTGTATGGGCTGCAGACGCTTTTTCGGACTGGAGCAGGTGATGGCCAGCAAGCATCTGGTACCGCGTTGCCCATTTTGCCAAGGAATCGTGAAACCGGATGTGGTTCTTTATGAGGAAGCACTTGATCAGCAGGTGCTCATCAGCTCCATGGATGCGATCACGAATGCGGATCTGCTCATCGTCGGAGGGACGTCATTGACGGTTCATCCAGCAGCAGAGCTTGTTTCTTATTATGAAGGGCCGCGTTCGGTGCTGCTCAATATGGACCCGACGCCTTATGATCAGAGGGCCAACCTGTTGATCAATGATAAAATTGGTGAAGTTATGGATCAGGTTAGTCGAATTCTCGGCATCTGA
- the mgrA gene encoding L-glyceraldehyde 3-phosphate reductase — MVYTPSEARYEEMVYNRCGRSGLKLPAISLGLWHNFGGVDTFENARNMVTRAFDLGITHFDLANNYGPPPGSAEETFGRILKQDLKGYRDELIISSKAGYYMWPGPYGEWGSRKNLISSLDQSLKRLDLDYVDIFYSHRFDPNTPLEETMMALDHIVRSGKALYVGISNYTAEKTAEAISILKSLGTPLLIHQPSYSMLNRWIENGLQDVLDENGVGSIAFTPLQQGLLTNKYLNGVPEDSRAASSSVFLNVNDITPEVQRKIRALNQLAAARGQSLAQLALAWALRGGKVTSALIGASRVSQIEDNVAALKNLEFSSEELDRIEAILKTESES, encoded by the coding sequence ATGGTATATACACCTAGCGAAGCACGGTATGAAGAGATGGTTTATAACCGCTGCGGCCGGTCGGGACTCAAGCTTCCGGCCATATCTCTTGGCCTTTGGCATAATTTCGGCGGAGTGGATACGTTTGAGAATGCCCGCAATATGGTCACGCGAGCGTTTGATCTGGGCATTACCCATTTTGATTTGGCGAATAATTATGGCCCGCCTCCCGGCTCCGCCGAGGAAACCTTCGGAAGAATTCTCAAGCAGGACTTGAAGGGCTATCGGGATGAGCTGATCATCTCCTCCAAAGCCGGATATTATATGTGGCCGGGACCTTATGGCGAGTGGGGCTCCCGTAAAAATCTGATTTCCAGCCTTGATCAAAGCCTGAAACGGTTGGATCTGGATTATGTTGATATTTTCTATTCCCATCGATTCGATCCGAACACGCCGCTTGAGGAAACCATGATGGCACTGGATCATATCGTGCGTTCCGGCAAGGCGTTATATGTCGGCATTTCTAACTATACGGCCGAGAAGACGGCGGAAGCCATATCGATACTAAAATCTTTAGGGACCCCGCTGCTTATTCACCAGCCTAGCTACTCGATGCTCAACCGCTGGATTGAGAACGGCCTGCAGGACGTGCTTGATGAGAACGGTGTGGGCAGCATTGCTTTCACACCTCTTCAACAAGGACTGCTCACCAATAAATATTTGAATGGCGTTCCGGAGGATTCCCGGGCTGCGAGTTCATCCGTATTTTTAAACGTCAATGATATTACACCTGAGGTTCAACGTAAAATACGCGCATTGAACCAGCTTGCGGCGGCCCGCGGTCAAAGTCTGGCGCAGCTTGCACTGGCTTGGGCGCTTCGCGGAGGCAAAGTCACTTCTGCCTTGATTGGCGCCAGCCGTGTCAGCCAGATTG